In Chengkuizengella sediminis, the genomic stretch TCTACTTTAATTCTTTGATAGTGCCAGTTTTAACAGTCGATTTATTGCTTTTTCTTCTTTTGATAAGAATTAGAAATATCCATATTATCAAAATGATAATATGAGGTATTGTAACGGATTCTAGTAACGTCTTATTCGATATTGCAAAATCAAAATAATAATCATCAATGTTATAGATGGTGTTAATTTCAAGGTAATCAATCCCCTTTTGTTCTTTGAAGTGGATTGTAATTGTGATTTTTATTTAGCATAGTAATTTCCACTTTCCATTACTTATTTAACTGTTAATGGAATTCTATCTTTTTGTATTTGGACTGAATATATGTTTACATTCGGTCCAACCAGCCCTCTTATGGTTTGTTCTAGTAAGCTGTTTGTAAATATAGAGAATGGTTGATCTTGTGATTGTGCTGTTTTTAAAATTTGTATATCTCCTTGATACAGATCAATGTAGTTTTTCTCCTTGATCTTATAGAAAACACCCTCTTTTTTTGATGCATATTTTTCAATGGGTGATTCAGGATTTCTAAGAAGGTGTATTCCCCACCTATAGGGAAGCAACCAACATTCAGAAGCGAATCCAGAGTAACTATGATAGAAATATGAATACAGTTCTTCAGTACGTACCAATATGATGACTTTTTTTAGTTGATATTTTTCAATTTCTTTATCGATTAAAGAGATTCTTTTTTCATGTGTAACAATCATTTGTTCAACTTTAAATGGATTTTTTCGATTGAATATTTCCCCAACTAAATACACATATCTTGTTTCATTTCCTCTTTTTAAAGCACCTCCAATTTTAGTATTGTTCTCCATTGGAAGATCTCTTTTAATAACTCGTCCATCGATCCACTCCCAGTTGGTTAATTGAACTTTCAGTTCATTTAACGTTAAAACATGGCGTTGCATTTTCGTGTTGTGAGAACGAGCTGCATTAAATGGTTTATCTTTTTCATTTAAAAATCCGTTTTTTATTAAAAACTCGATTCCTTTGTGAGAAATATAATAGCAAGTCCCTGTTTTTCTACCACTTTTAGGATCTGTCATTCTGTCTTTGATGAGTAAGCCATCTTGATAAAGGTTTCTCAGTTTCCGATAATGGTAATCTGATGTATTCAGAAAGTGCATCTGTTTCAACTGTTGGACACTTAAAACTCTGTAATTATAAATATCTAATAGAATATTAAAGTCCTGCTCATTTGGCCTTGCTAAACCCACCTTGAACACCTCCTATACGATTTATATTTGTTTGCTTGATAAGCAGCCATATAGCTACTAATACATATTAAAAATACTTTTTCTCGCAAACCAACAAACAAGGCAGCCTGTTTCAACCAACACCCTACCTTGGACCAATTTGGTTGCTATGAAATTAAATGTATTCATATTCATAAACATATAAAGTAAAAGGTTTTGGAGGGATATAACATAATCATTAAACTGAACCCCTAGTATCCAATCTGGTGAAAGGCTTTCATTTCTGTTTGGATATTAAAATCTTTTGGTATATCGGTTCTGATTGGATATAATACCTTTCATTAATATAAAAAAAAGAATGGTGAATTTTCACCATCCTTCTTCGTTTGTATTACATGTATATTGAGACTTTTGATATGTTTTTATTTTTCTTGGAATTACATTAATCTCTGTTCTAGGATTAGTAGGATCATATTCTCCTTCTAACCGTATGGAAACTCTTCTCCATGTATCATCTGGAATAATTTTGAGTTGTCGAAATGCATCTATGATGTATTTAAACTCGATATTATCTAGATCTTGGACAGAAAGTGTATCAAAAAAATATGTGATTTCAACATTAACTGCTTCATATGAATGACGATGATCTTTTAATTGCTCACGTATACTATTCAACCATTTCATTCTATATCTATGTTTTAATTCCCCATTCTTTCTATCAACTGGAGGTGGAAAATACGGTGTTGAGAATTGCATCATTAAACCCCTCCATAACATTTTATATTATATTGAGTTATGTTATAACATAATGTATCTTCTACCAATTATCTGCATCTTCGGCGGACATACCTAGATCAGCTTTTTCTCCTGAATTCTTTTTATCATTATCAACAATTGGTTTCAATACAGGTGTGTGTGTACTTTTTTTTGAAATTTCTTCTGCTTCATTTGCTTTTATCTCTACTTGATTTTCTTCATTTTTAGGTCTAATAGGTTCAGTGATTTTGGTTTGACCTATATTACCTGTAATGACCTCTTGCTGATAGTCATTTGTTAATTCAGTAACAGCAATTTGCTTGTTTGTCAGACCATAAACTTGTTCGATTAATTGTATTGCATCTGGATGACCACTTTGTTTTAAAGCAAATAGTCGATCTATATCTCGGTCTGATGGAACCAATTGATTTAGATTTTTAATTCCATTTTGAAGGATCTCTTTTTCAATAAGATACTTCACGCTTTGGAATGCATTCGATTGATGATTCCACCAATCTATGATTAACGCAGATTCGTCATTGGTAAATCTACCTGTGATTGTACTTCCCTGTGTTTTTAATTTATTTTTTTTACTCATTTTTAACACTCCTTACGAGGATTAGGCTGTTGTTTTCGCTTTATCTTTTAGTGTTTTGAAGATATTACCGTTAACAAAAATGTCTAATCCTTCTGCGTTGAGTGTAATTGCATATTTAGTTGGAACGTAAAATAGTTGAATTTGATATTCATCACAAAGTTCTTTTAATTTAGGATATAAATATTCTTTCATAAGAATACTACCACCACCATAGACACAAATCATGTCAATCTCATACCTTAACTTTATTAGTTGAGACTTTAGGTTATCTAATATTCTTTCAGCTTGTTTATCTACATGATTTTGCAGTTTCTTTTTAGCTAGAATATGAAATTTATGTTTTGGATTTTTCAAGACTTCTGCAAAGTATTGTCTTGGGCTATCAGGAATGTTAATTGCATCATTAAATGCATCTAAAGCTTTTTCAATGGCTCTACCAATCCCATGATTACTCCCGTGTTTAAAATCACGATCAGGTCTATTTCCACGTGTTACAGGATACTCTGTGGTTCCATCTCCGATATCTGTTCCTAATATAATTTTATTCTTGAAATATTGACCATCCACAATTTCTAGCTTGTATTCATCTGCAAATTCTTTAAAAATCTCTCCAGTTCTCCATTTACCAGTTTCATAGTCAGCTTGTAAAGCAAAAGGGACGGTGAAACCTTCAGGTACACATTTTACAAAGTCGAATTTTATGGTTGTGTTGACTCTCTTTTGTCCCATATGTACTGTTACCATATGCTTGTCCTTTGTAAATTTCTTTTCAAACTTCGCAGCAGTTTCTTCATTATGTTGTTTGATTGGCAATGCCGTTGACATATCTACAATAATTTCAATATCTTCAGGAACCGTTTGGTTTTCCTCAAATGCTTTTTCAACTCCACATGCAGCGATTCTTGCTAATGTATTGATGATAGGTAGATCAATATCATATTTTCTATCGTGATCTACATTAATGTTATCAATTTCGTCTCCTGCACTTTTTAGAGCATAGTTACCGATTTTATACATGCCTACTTCTGCACTTGGTGAATTTACGGTTACTATGAGTTCATTATGTATGTTCTTTACAAACGTAGCTTCATCTACATCTGCATTGTATGTTAGTTCTGCATGTTTAACTAATACGTTCGGTTGTTGAATTAATTCCTTGTTAATTATGATGTCATGTTCAGAGTTTCCATTATCATTAGCTACAAAAAATTCATATTTGATATTCATTAACAGTTCACTCCCTAGTAATTTTTTCTAAGGAAAGTTTATCATATTCCTGTATATAAATCTATTATTTTATAACATAATTTAGTATTTTATGCCACAAAAGTATGTAATATATTTTTTTATAACATTTTGTATTATAATGTGTTCGCTTTTAATGTATTATGCTTCTTTATATTATATAGGTGATGTTTAATTAGAATTCAGGTTCTTCAATCTTCATTTCAGCAGTGGAACTCACTGTGACAACCGGTTCCCATGAACCTCCATTAAACAAGTTTGGTATAGGAAATATGAGAGGTACTCTATATTCAACTGTTACAGTTACAGGGTTACTAGATGAATCAATGGAGATATCATAGTCTGAATCAAATCTTCTTCCTGTCCAATAGAGTAAATTTTCATCTACCAATGAAAAATCAAATATTCTCCATTCTGTATTTGAATCGAGTACTTTTATATTATTAAACTCTTGTTGTATATTGCTTTCTATTCCATTGTTTATGACACGATAAACGACTGTATAAGTGCTACTAGTTGGAGGAGCTGTAATACGTGCTGTAAATCTCATCGTACTCCCTGTACTTAGGTTCGTTGTCATATCTAAAGTTTGCTCATGTTTCACGATTCCTGCATTATTAAGCCATTGAATTTTAAATGTTGTCTCATTTTTATCAAAGGTTTTATTGTCTTCATTTTTGAAAGCAAACTCTACTTCTCTTCGTTCAGATACTTCCCATTCACTAGGAAATTCATTTTCATCACTAAAAGCAACCTGAATACCTGGTTTTATGATCACAATATCTGAAAACCGTTGCATTTTATCGGCATATTCATTTTCTTGATCTATAAGACGGTAATATACCGTATATACACCGTGAGGCATTGTATTGGTCGAGATATTCAAGTTTTTCTCATAGCTTTCATTCGGTATACCATCAAAATTACTCGAATAAAAATTTAGTGATTGACCCGTATCGTTGTTAACAAAACGAACCTGGATTCTTACACTATCCCAAGTTCTACTGTCTTCAGGATGTGATAGATGAATTTGTAGTCCAATTGGTTCTCCTACAGTTGTTGGTGTAGGGAAAAGATTTTCTTCTAATGGAATATCTGGTGCGTTTTTTTCAATGATGACTTTTCCATTCCCACTTTGATAACCATCGATGCCTTCTTGATCCGATCCGGCATTGTATGAGAATCCACCTTGACCAGCCTCATCATCTCCATCTGCATCCCCACCGTGGTAACCCCCACCACCAGCAGGGTTTCGGCAGCCACCACTATCATGATCACCACCACCACCGCCACCGAAGCCACCACGACCACCATCTTGAGCATCATCTCCACCTCTTCCACCGTTTAGGAAGCTTTGTCCTCCATCTGCTGTACCATCATCTCCATCTCCTACAAATCCACCGCCCCCTCCAGATTCATCGTCTCTTCCTCCACTAGTAGAACTAGATTGAGCAGCATTCCCGTCACTATATGAATCATACTCACAAGCCCCACCGCCACCACCAGCTACAATGAGAGGTTCTACATAACCATACGTTTGTTGATAATATCGAGTGCTGGTCGTTTTTTTAGTGACAAAAGTACCACCACCCCCACTTGGGGCATCATCTCCTGTTTCACCATCTGTGCCCACCATGATGACTAATTCCTCACCTTCTCGTAAGTAAAATGTTCCAGCGACATAAGCACCGCCACCCCCTCTATAACCACCTTCAGCTCCGTAAGTTTTAATTCTATAATTTCCTGTAGCTGGGACTGTCCATGAAGAAAAATAACCTCCATTAAACACCTGATATACGTCCTCATTATTTCCAACTTCAATGCTATTGTCCCATAGTACTTTTAAAGGAATTTCGCTTATCTCCGTAATCACGACTTGACCGTGTCCTGACTTAACTCCTGAAGTACTGGATTTATTTGATCCTACGTTGTAAGAATAGCCTCCAGTTCCGTAAGAATCATTAGAACCTCCATTCCCTCCTTTGTATCCACCCCCACCTCCGGGTCCTGTACAATCTCCACTATCACTATCTCCTCCGCCTCCACCTCCGAAGCCACCAGATGCACCTCCATCATCACCGGGTCCACCATTCCCTCCATTCAAGAAACTGTACCCACCATGTGTAGCATCTCCATCTTCTCCATCTCCACTATAACCTCCACCAGCAGGAGCACCATTACTACCATCATTTCCCCCAGAAGTGGAAGAAGAATACGTTCCTTTACCGTCACTTGAACTGGTTCTGTAACAAGCACCACCCCCACCTCCAGCAACGATTAATGGTGAATTTGAATTTGTTACTACAAAAGTACCACCCCCACCACTTGGGGCACTGGACGAATAACCACCTTCTTGTCCAACTAGAATTCGTAAACTCTCTCCTTGATTTAAGTCAAAGGTTCCAGATACATAAGCACCTTTCCCGCCATAACGTCCTCCTTCTGCTCCCCATGATTCGATTTGATATTCTCCTGATCTTGGAACCGTCCAGGATTGAATACTGCCTGTGCTACCTGTGGATGTATTACTAAAAGTATAAGTCGTTTGACCATCTGAATTCGTTCCTACCGTTTCGGCTATGCTTATCGTAAGAGGAAAGATTGTAAGAAAAAATATTAAGAAATAGACCGTGATTTTTTTAAACATGTTTTTCTCCTTTCCTTATCTATTGATTATCTAAAATTACACCACTGACCATTTCTACTTCTCCTGTATTAGAACCCTCTGCATCTGATTCTTGTATCGTTCCTTCTGTAGTAGCATCATGATCTAGTTCCGTGTCAATGGTGACTTCTTTCACTTGTAGCGCCACATTCTTATTAATGTAATTATCTAATTGTGTTTTTAGTGCTTCATCAAGCACAAACAAATCAAGATTATTTAGTGAGTTTAAGCGATAGCGATCTTCATCTTTAAATAAAATCCCTTGTACATATCCATCTGGAAGGTTGGAGTCTTGACCGACTGAGCTTACACTATTTACGGGTAACTGAGCTTCAACAATTTCTGCAGCAACTTGTTTGGTTTTACCACTGCTTTGAGATACAGCATATTCCCTAACAGCTGCCCATGCTGCTTCACCAACTGTTTGCTTTGCATTAACTACACCAAAAAGGATGATTCCACCGTAAACTAGACCTAAAATAAGAGGTAGGGCTAGAGCATACTGAATGAAATCCCCTCGTTTGTTTTTTAATCGTTTTTTAAAGGATGTATACAACACTCATTTGCACCCCCAATGCAGATATAAATAAAAATGGAGCAAAGGCCATCGACTTTTTATTCATAAACAGGGTAATTAGAAGCGCCAAGAAACAAGCAATCCAGAGTACCCACATTACACTTAAACCAAATGCGATTCCTAAACCAATCATGATTTTCACATCTCCTCCACCAACCCAATTTTGATTTAATAGAGCCATTAGAAGAAGAATTCCTCCACCTACTAGAGCACCAAATAGTGAATTCATTGGCTGTCCTAATAAAAAGAAACCTGTAATACCTAAAACAATCGGTACGGTATCCGGAATGATTTTATATTTTGCATCATATACGGCTACAAATAGAAACACAGACCAGAATATAATGTTTAGCATAATCATCATTTTGCCTCTCTCCTTTAGTAATTTTGTGAGCCGTCTTTAATCTCGATAGGATAAACGATGCTTCTTTCCATCTCGTTTTCTATATCTGACCCCATCATGGACCAGACGAAAGAAAATGCATCTGCTGTTAACTCGGTTGTGACAGTTACGGTTGCGTAATCATTCACGCCATCAGATGAAACATCAATATCTACATCTCTCACATCTGCGAGTGAGCTTGCAAGACTATTAAAAGATCCATTCGCAATTTGTATTGCCTGTGTTTCGTCTTGAAACCTTGCGTAATCTCTAGCTGCTTCACGACTTGCAGCAGATGTTCCTTGTAAAACAATCATTCGTATAGCCATATCAAAAACAAAGGCAATTATTAAGACTAGTAGTGGTAGGACAAGTGCAGCATCCATTAATGATCCTTTTTTATTTCTAAAAATTTTCATCTTTTATCCCTCCTACTCTATCTGTATTTTGGTTCTAGACACCGAATCGGCTTCCATGATAATTTCCCCAAAATTATCTACTGGTGCTTCTTCACCAGCTATAAATGCTAAAACTCTCATTGCTGGTGCTATTAAAGCTGTTTTTACACGAATTTCTGCTTTGAAATAGTATTGATCTACATCACTAAAATCTCTTCGATCATCCGAAACACCATTTCCTGTTATGGCATCTGTCATGCCACTGGCAAGGATTTCTCCGTATAAATCACTTGCATAAACGGTGATTCTAGTGCTTCCGTCGTCATCCCAACCGAGTGCATCCATATTCTTTTTAAACGCCTTATAAGCATAGTTAAAAGCTTCTTGTTGGCTATTAATAATCGTGTAATTCTCTACCGTAGGGGTAATATTGACTAGATTTCCGTCGCTATCATACTCATTTTCATAAATGATTTCTGTATCAATTTCAGCTCTTAATACTCCAGCCATCGATGCTGCATCTACAGCTGCTTGCAATTCATTATGTATGACTCTCAACTGATTAAATTCTAGGACTAGAGCAGCTAAACCAATTAATACGGGTACCATATAGGCAGCCATGAGTAGAAATCCTCTATCATTTCCAAATATTTTTTTCAAATATAATCAACCCTTTGTACATAAAGTTGTTTTCAACTATAGAACATAAAAAAAGAGATGCTCATCTGGCATCTCTTCATACTAAATATTTGTTATTTCTTAATTATCATCTGGATCAGGTGGAGGTGGGTTACATGAAAAACTCTCTTCTGCAGTTTTCTTCCAACCTGTAACAGATATTGTTTCGCTATCACTGTCTGTATGTGTATGCCACCTTGTATCTCCATCAATTGTTACATCGTTTTCCGTTGTATCACTTGTGGAAGGTCCAGTTGTCGAACCATTCGGTGCTAGATTATAACTTGCACTACTAGGACCTACATTCACGGTCACTGAAATTGGAATATTACTATTATTGGATACACTCGATGAAACGGTATAACTAGCTCCGAACCATGTATACGTCACACTATGATTATCTGGGCCATACCTACATCCTGTGGATTCAGATTCTGTTCTCGTTTGCATTCCTACATCTGATTTATTACTGGATAAAGATATCCCTGCTGATGCAATGATGAATGTAAATGAGTCCTGGCTTTCTTTGATCGACGGTGCAGATTTTGTATGATCAAAAGTACCAATAAAAAATTGTGTATTGGTACTATCCTTAGAAGGGATTGCAATTTCAGAGCCACTTATCGTTTGTCCAGGTGCAATCGTTCCTGTTTCGAGTGTTTTCCTTCCCCTCGCATCGTCAATCTCTAGCTTATATTCAAAATCGATAGTGTTTGGATTTCGAAATGTCCAGTCGGTTCCAAATGAACCTTCAGAACTTGAATTATTTGTATTGAGTGTCACTTCAGGATACAAAAATTCTATATATAACGGTACATCAGGATACCACGATCCAAGTTCACGAACTTGTTCGTAATCTGGATGCACATCGGGATGTAGATTCTCAGTCACTCGTAAAATAATTTCATAGTTTGTAAAACCTTCATGTCTTTTGACACTATCAAAGGTTAATTCCATTGTTCCTGGACTTAACACTAAATCATTGACTTCTTGTTCCATATATTCATTTCTTACTTCAGAATCTGGACTGAGACTTTTAATGTAGACATTTACTTTAATGTTAAAATAATTTGGATTGTTCAACGTCATAATCATTTCATGATTGCCTACCGCAGCCTGTCTAAGCGTTGCAGTCGGTGTATAGATTGTATCCCTGACGGTAATGTATTCTGTTTTCTCGATAATTTGGGTCCCAGTTTCAAATCGAGAAGTATCTACCCATACTTGACCAGTCGGTGGGGATGGATAAAAAACACGTTGTCCATCTACCTCTTCCCACAGACCATTTAACACCCATGTGTTTCCATGTTCATCTTTTAATTCCTCTGTCACATATGTTCCTGCATAGCCAATGCTTGTTGTGACTAAACAAAATAGAAAGATGAAAAGAATGGTTGATTTTTTCATATGCTCCACCCTCCTAATCCACAATCCATTGTGTTCTTTTATAGTTTACGGTCCCACTTCCAATGTTGGCCCAATATCC encodes the following:
- a CDS encoding replication-relaxation family protein; translated protein: MGLARPNEQDFNILLDIYNYRVLSVQQLKQMHFLNTSDYHYRKLRNLYQDGLLIKDRMTDPKSGRKTGTCYYISHKGIEFLIKNGFLNEKDKPFNAARSHNTKMQRHVLTLNELKVQLTNWEWIDGRVIKRDLPMENNTKIGGALKRGNETRYVYLVGEIFNRKNPFKVEQMIVTHEKRISLIDKEIEKYQLKKVIILVRTEELYSYFYHSYSGFASECWLLPYRWGIHLLRNPESPIEKYASKKEGVFYKIKEKNYIDLYQGDIQILKTAQSQDQPFSIFTNSLLEQTIRGLVGPNVNIYSVQIQKDRIPLTVK
- a CDS encoding ParM/StbA family protein, which encodes MNIKYEFFVANDNGNSEHDIIINKELIQQPNVLVKHAELTYNADVDEATFVKNIHNELIVTVNSPSAEVGMYKIGNYALKSAGDEIDNINVDHDRKYDIDLPIINTLARIAACGVEKAFEENQTVPEDIEIIVDMSTALPIKQHNEETAAKFEKKFTKDKHMVTVHMGQKRVNTTIKFDFVKCVPEGFTVPFALQADYETGKWRTGEIFKEFADEYKLEIVDGQYFKNKIILGTDIGDGTTEYPVTRGNRPDRDFKHGSNHGIGRAIEKALDAFNDAINIPDSPRQYFAEVLKNPKHKFHILAKKKLQNHVDKQAERILDNLKSQLIKLRYEIDMICVYGGGSILMKEYLYPKLKELCDEYQIQLFYVPTKYAITLNAEGLDIFVNGNIFKTLKDKAKTTA
- a CDS encoding glycine-rich protein, with protein sequence MFKKITVYFLIFFLTIFPLTISIAETVGTNSDGQTTYTFSNTSTGSTGSIQSWTVPRSGEYQIESWGAEGGRYGGKGAYVSGTFDLNQGESLRILVGQEGGYSSSAPSGGGGTFVVTNSNSPLIVAGGGGGACYRTSSSDGKGTYSSSTSGGNDGSNGAPAGGGYSGDGEDGDATHGGYSFLNGGNGGPGDDGGASGGFGGGGGGDSDSGDCTGPGGGGGYKGGNGGSNDSYGTGGYSYNVGSNKSSTSGVKSGHGQVVITEISEIPLKVLWDNSIEVGNNEDVYQVFNGGYFSSWTVPATGNYRIKTYGAEGGYRGGGGAYVAGTFYLREGEELVIMVGTDGETGDDAPSGGGGTFVTKKTTSTRYYQQTYGYVEPLIVAGGGGGACEYDSYSDGNAAQSSSTSGGRDDESGGGGGFVGDGDDGTADGGQSFLNGGRGGDDAQDGGRGGFGGGGGGDHDSGGCRNPAGGGGYHGGDADGDDEAGQGGFSYNAGSDQEGIDGYQSGNGKVIIEKNAPDIPLEENLFPTPTTVGEPIGLQIHLSHPEDSRTWDSVRIQVRFVNNDTGQSLNFYSSNFDGIPNESYEKNLNISTNTMPHGVYTVYYRLIDQENEYADKMQRFSDIVIIKPGIQVAFSDENEFPSEWEVSERREVEFAFKNEDNKTFDKNETTFKIQWLNNAGIVKHEQTLDMTTNLSTGSTMRFTARITAPPTSSTYTVVYRVINNGIESNIQQEFNNIKVLDSNTEWRIFDFSLVDENLLYWTGRRFDSDYDISIDSSSNPVTVTVEYRVPLIFPIPNLFNGGSWEPVVTVSSTAEMKIEEPEF
- a CDS encoding TadE/TadG family type IV pilus assembly protein, which translates into the protein MLYTSFKKRLKNKRGDFIQYALALPLILGLVYGGIILFGVVNAKQTVGEAAWAAVREYAVSQSSGKTKQVAAEIVEAQLPVNSVSSVGQDSNLPDGYVQGILFKDEDRYRLNSLNNLDLFVLDEALKTQLDNYINKNVALQVKEVTIDTELDHDATTEGTIQESDAEGSNTGEVEMVSGVILDNQ
- a CDS encoding A24 family peptidase, with amino-acid sequence MMIMLNIIFWSVFLFVAVYDAKYKIIPDTVPIVLGITGFFLLGQPMNSLFGALVGGGILLLMALLNQNWVGGGDVKIMIGLGIAFGLSVMWVLWIACFLALLITLFMNKKSMAFAPFLFISALGVQMSVVYIL
- a CDS encoding TadE/TadG family type IV pilus assembly protein; the protein is MKIFRNKKGSLMDAALVLPLLVLIIAFVFDMAIRMIVLQGTSAASREAARDYARFQDETQAIQIANGSFNSLASSLADVRDVDIDVSSDGVNDYATVTVTTELTADAFSFVWSMMGSDIENEMERSIVYPIEIKDGSQNY
- a CDS encoding pilus assembly protein TadG-related protein; the encoded protein is MKKIFGNDRGFLLMAAYMVPVLIGLAALVLEFNQLRVIHNELQAAVDAASMAGVLRAEIDTEIIYENEYDSDGNLVNITPTVENYTIINSQQEAFNYAYKAFKKNMDALGWDDDGSTRITVYASDLYGEILASGMTDAITGNGVSDDRRDFSDVDQYYFKAEIRVKTALIAPAMRVLAFIAGEEAPVDNFGEIIMEADSVSRTKIQIE